In one Candidatus Nitronereus thalassa genomic region, the following are encoded:
- a CDS encoding SMP-30/gluconolactonase/LRE family protein: MLKSIRAGTIGTIAGAGEPGCAGDGGLAIEALLNEPKNIAIDAVGNLYIADAENHLIRKVEVKTGVITTVAGMFMDGTVATGASEALASPFQEEDDDPLADPVSKPGDAYVQKSDLSGMVRYVGGTKSGDERFFGDGGPATKAALNFPSAVAVGEDGAVYIADTWNHRIRQVDPQTGVISTIAGTGQAKFYGDHGPAEKAALNEPVALALDGKGSLYIADQSNNRIRKIDLASGIISTIVGTGESGYNGDEAAGKDTAIAGPSGLAFDREGNLYIADTFSSRIRKLDQQTGTVETVVGGIGAYQFVEGDNESSSSLSRPYAIAIDSQNRLFITDSDNHLIRVWDLQKKEMSLLAGNGKAEFSGDGGSPTETSLNYPFGVALDAQGHVFIADTFSHRIRVIVP, from the coding sequence ATGCTAAAATCGATTCGGGCTGGAACCATAGGCACTATCGCTGGAGCCGGAGAGCCGGGATGTGCGGGAGATGGGGGGCTGGCAATTGAGGCTCTATTAAACGAACCAAAAAATATCGCGATCGATGCCGTGGGGAATCTCTATATCGCTGATGCGGAAAATCATCTCATTCGAAAAGTTGAGGTGAAGACAGGAGTGATTACCACCGTGGCAGGAATGTTCATGGATGGTACGGTTGCAACTGGTGCTTCCGAGGCTTTGGCTAGCCCGTTTCAAGAAGAAGATGACGATCCGCTGGCAGACCCCGTATCCAAGCCCGGTGATGCGTATGTACAAAAGTCGGATCTCAGTGGAATGGTCCGATATGTCGGAGGTACCAAATCGGGGGATGAACGGTTTTTCGGGGATGGCGGTCCGGCAACGAAAGCTGCTCTCAATTTTCCTTCTGCGGTAGCGGTGGGAGAGGACGGAGCGGTGTATATTGCCGACACCTGGAACCATCGGATTCGGCAAGTAGATCCACAAACCGGAGTGATCTCCACCATCGCCGGCACAGGCCAAGCCAAATTTTACGGGGATCATGGGCCTGCGGAAAAAGCGGCCCTCAATGAACCGGTCGCATTGGCTCTGGATGGAAAAGGGAGCCTCTATATTGCCGACCAAAGCAATAATCGTATTCGCAAAATCGACCTTGCTTCCGGCATCATTTCGACCATCGTTGGGACTGGGGAGTCGGGATATAATGGGGATGAAGCCGCGGGGAAGGATACGGCTATTGCAGGTCCAAGTGGTCTAGCTTTTGATCGAGAAGGAAATTTGTACATTGCCGATACTTTTAGCAGTCGTATTCGGAAACTGGATCAGCAAACCGGCACGGTCGAGACCGTGGTCGGCGGCATTGGTGCCTATCAATTTGTCGAGGGAGACAATGAATCATCCTCGAGTCTTTCACGGCCCTATGCCATTGCCATCGACTCCCAAAACCGATTGTTCATCACGGATAGTGATAACCATTTAATTCGTGTCTGGGATCTTCAGAAAAAAGAAATGTCGTTGTTAGCTGGAAATGGCAAAGCGGAATTTTCTGGTGATGGCGGGAGCCCGACAGAAACCAGTTTGAATTACCCATTTGGAGTTGCGCTGGATGCTCAAGGCCATGTGTTTATTGCAGACACCTTTAGCCATCGAATTCGAGTTATTGTCCCCTAA
- the leuB gene encoding 3-isopropylmalate dehydrogenase produces MKKRIAVLAGDGIGPEIVPAAIKVLEAVGTKCGHSFDFVSAAVGGQAIDDTGWPLPDDTLNLAKTSDAVLLGAVGGPKWEGLDYERRPERALLGLREMLGLFANLRPAKLYSELADASTLKREVIDGIDVLVVRELTGGIYFGKPKGVEATATGHRGFNTEVYTTEEITRIAKIAFEAARKRRKLVHSIDKANVLESSELWRKVVIEVHKGYPDVELRHMYVDNCAMQLIRNPKQFDVIVTTNLFGDILSDEAAMLTGSIGMLPSASVGAKVGMYEPIHGSAPDIAGKDMANPIGMIASGAMMLRYSFDLGKEADLIENAIQKILAQGYRTKDIEAPGTKLVGTKDMGELILKQLGQS; encoded by the coding sequence ATGAAGAAACGTATTGCCGTGTTGGCGGGAGATGGGATTGGCCCGGAGATTGTGCCGGCGGCCATCAAGGTGTTGGAGGCCGTGGGAACGAAGTGCGGCCATTCTTTTGATTTTGTGTCAGCTGCTGTAGGCGGCCAGGCTATTGACGACACGGGTTGGCCATTGCCGGACGACACATTGAACTTAGCGAAAACGAGTGACGCCGTGTTATTGGGTGCGGTGGGAGGCCCCAAATGGGAAGGTCTGGATTATGAACGACGACCGGAGCGAGCCTTACTCGGCTTGCGGGAAATGCTTGGGCTCTTTGCCAATCTTCGCCCGGCAAAACTCTATTCCGAACTAGCCGATGCCTCGACGCTCAAACGTGAGGTCATCGATGGAATTGATGTGTTGGTGGTTCGTGAGCTGACAGGCGGCATTTATTTTGGGAAGCCCAAGGGGGTGGAAGCTACGGCGACCGGTCATCGAGGGTTTAATACTGAAGTTTATACTACGGAAGAAATTACCCGCATAGCCAAGATCGCATTTGAAGCAGCCCGCAAACGGAGAAAGCTTGTTCATTCTATCGACAAAGCCAATGTGTTGGAATCATCGGAGTTGTGGAGAAAAGTGGTCATTGAGGTACACAAGGGCTATCCGGACGTCGAGCTGCGGCATATGTATGTTGACAATTGTGCTATGCAACTCATTCGAAATCCAAAGCAATTCGATGTAATCGTCACGACCAATCTGTTTGGCGATATCCTCAGCGACGAAGCGGCTATGCTCACGGGATCTATCGGCATGCTGCCCTCGGCGAGTGTTGGAGCCAAAGTAGGGATGTATGAGCCGATCCACGGCAGCGCGCCGGATATTGCGGGGAAGGATATGGCGAACCCCATTGGCATGATTGCTTCTGGCGCGATGATGTTGCGATACTCGTTTGACTTGGGAAAAGAAGCCGATCTCATTGAGAATGCGATCCAGAAGATCTTGGCGCAAGGCTACCGAACAAAGGATATTGAAGCTCCTGGTACCAAACTCGTTGGTACCAAAGACATGGGCGAGCTTATACTCAAACAGTTGGGACAATCGTAA
- a CDS encoding 2-isopropylmalate synthase, whose amino-acid sequence MTTHIRIFDTTLRDGEQSPGASMNVEEKVLVAKQLARLNVDIIEAGFAFSSPGDFEAVHRIGQEVEGPTVCSLARAKPEDIDAAWKALKGTPKPRIHTFLSASDIHLKHQFRMTREEALARAVDMVKHARGYVDDVEFSPMDATRADISYLCEVVEAVIDAGAKTVNIPDTVGYTTPQEFGEIIRTLRTRVRDCDRAFISVHCHNDLGLAVANSMAAIYAGARQVECTINGIGERAGNASLEEVVMGLRTREDFYQAGTQIHTEEISKTSRLVSKITGMVVQPNKAIVGANAFAHTSGIHQDGLLKDKSTYEIMQPDSIGLTQSRLVMGKLSGRHAFREELNKLGYSLTDEEINAAFERFKRLADQKRELFEEDLEAIVSETATKVPERYSLKALSTQSGMNQVPTATVELDIEGEILKETGTGDGPVDAVYRTIAQITQTKSKLLSYVVKAITGGTDAQGEVSVRLEQDGETVTGNGADTDIIVASAHAYLNALNKLASQLERRKDTGKKIGLC is encoded by the coding sequence ATGACTACACATATTCGAATATTTGATACGACGTTGCGAGATGGGGAGCAATCTCCCGGCGCTAGCATGAATGTGGAAGAAAAAGTTTTGGTGGCGAAGCAATTGGCCCGGTTGAATGTGGATATCATCGAAGCCGGGTTTGCCTTTAGCTCGCCTGGCGATTTTGAGGCGGTGCACCGAATTGGACAGGAGGTCGAAGGCCCGACGGTCTGTAGTTTGGCCCGTGCGAAGCCTGAAGATATTGATGCCGCATGGAAAGCCTTAAAGGGAACGCCCAAACCACGTATCCATACCTTTTTGTCAGCCTCGGATATTCATTTAAAACACCAGTTTCGTATGACCCGAGAAGAAGCGTTGGCCCGTGCGGTGGATATGGTGAAGCATGCGCGGGGCTATGTGGACGATGTGGAATTCTCTCCCATGGATGCGACCCGAGCGGATATCTCCTATTTGTGCGAGGTGGTGGAGGCGGTGATCGATGCTGGCGCGAAAACGGTAAACATTCCAGACACCGTGGGGTATACGACACCCCAAGAGTTCGGAGAAATTATTCGTACGCTTCGAACACGGGTACGTGATTGTGATCGGGCGTTTATCTCTGTCCATTGCCATAATGATTTGGGGTTGGCCGTTGCCAATTCTATGGCAGCCATCTATGCCGGAGCGCGGCAAGTCGAATGCACGATCAATGGGATTGGGGAACGGGCAGGGAATGCATCTTTGGAGGAAGTTGTCATGGGATTGCGGACCCGTGAAGATTTTTATCAGGCGGGTACCCAGATTCATACTGAAGAAATTTCCAAGACCAGTCGATTGGTGAGCAAAATTACGGGGATGGTCGTGCAGCCCAATAAGGCCATTGTCGGAGCCAACGCCTTCGCTCATACTTCGGGCATTCATCAAGACGGACTACTAAAAGATAAAAGCACCTATGAAATTATGCAGCCAGATTCGATTGGACTGACACAAAGCCGGTTGGTAATGGGGAAATTATCTGGTCGCCATGCTTTTCGTGAAGAACTGAATAAACTTGGATATTCATTAACGGATGAAGAAATCAATGCGGCGTTCGAGCGTTTCAAACGTTTGGCAGATCAGAAACGGGAATTATTCGAAGAAGATTTGGAAGCGATTGTGTCGGAGACGGCGACCAAAGTTCCTGAGCGATATTCGTTGAAAGCGTTGAGTACCCAGAGCGGCATGAACCAAGTCCCCACCGCGACAGTTGAATTGGATATTGAGGGAGAAATATTAAAAGAAACTGGAACGGGTGATGGGCCGGTAGATGCCGTGTATCGGACGATTGCGCAAATTACTCAAACAAAAAGTAAATTATTATCCTATGTGGTGAAAGCCATAACGGGAGGCACGGATGCGCAAGGGGAGGTGTCCGTGCGCCTGGAGCAAGACGGAGAAACCGTGACCGGGAATGGAGCGGATACGGATATTATCGTGGCCTCAGCGCATGCCTATCTTAATGCATTGAATAAGCTGGCGAGTCAATTGGAGCGGCGCAAGGATACGGGGAAGAAAATCGGGTTGTGTTAA
- the pssA gene encoding CDP-diacylglycerol--serine O-phosphatidyltransferase — translation MKGRLFKNKEGKRRRGVHLIPNILTTGNLFSGLASVVFVFHGRFEAAAIAILIAMIFDVLDGTSARLTDSTSEFGVEYDSLSDLISFGLAPGFLVYVWALKSPGMLGAAVMFAYVACGALRLARFNVMGSSGDNRFFTGLPIPAAAGFISTFYIFDNHIGHLSEIALPYVVIALSLLMSFLMVSTVKYRSVKQLQFQGQHHFMYLVWAVLILVSVMAYPQLMLFMICLGYAASGLLEKGWSMVRVSGKRETMVHTPTKYSDSKE, via the coding sequence ATGAAAGGACGTCTCTTTAAAAATAAAGAAGGCAAGCGTCGTCGTGGGGTGCACCTGATCCCCAATATTTTGACGACCGGGAATTTGTTTAGCGGATTGGCATCTGTGGTTTTTGTGTTTCATGGGCGTTTTGAAGCGGCGGCGATTGCAATCTTAATTGCGATGATATTTGATGTGCTTGATGGAACCTCCGCGCGCTTGACCGATAGCACGAGTGAGTTTGGGGTGGAGTATGATTCCCTCTCGGATTTGATTTCGTTTGGTTTGGCCCCAGGATTTTTGGTGTACGTTTGGGCCTTGAAATCTCCAGGAATGTTAGGAGCCGCCGTGATGTTTGCCTATGTGGCTTGTGGCGCGCTTCGATTGGCCAGGTTCAATGTGATGGGCAGTAGCGGGGATAATCGGTTTTTTACGGGATTGCCCATTCCTGCAGCTGCGGGTTTTATCTCGACATTTTATATTTTTGATAATCACATTGGGCACTTATCCGAAATCGCCTTGCCGTACGTTGTGATTGCCCTCAGTTTATTGATGTCGTTTCTGATGGTTAGTACGGTGAAGTATCGAAGTGTGAAACAGTTGCAATTTCAGGGGCAACATCATTTCATGTATTTGGTCTGGGCTGTTTTGATTTTAGTGTCGGTCATGGCGTATCCCCAACTGATGTTGTTTATGATTTGCCTTGGCTATGCTGCTTCAGGTTTATTGGAGAAGGGCTGGAGTATGGTGCGAGTTTCTGGAAAACGCGAAACGATGGTCCATACGCCAACGAAGTATTCTGATTCAAAGGAGTAA
- a CDS encoding phosphatidylserine decarboxylase family protein — protein sequence MADRAQGIPIAKEGVPFVMGAAVPAVLAGFLGCKKVSFALGAIACFTGWFFRNPARTIPLGDDFILASGDGQIIAIQEEFEPRYLKEQCIRISIFLNIFDVHINRMPCAGTVVDVAYQPGQFINASDPDATVHNEQNALMIETPSKQKVLCVQVAGLIARRIVCWVQPGETAVPGERFGLIRFGSRMDTFFPVNSRIRVKMGDRVKGGESILAELV from the coding sequence ATGGCTGATCGTGCCCAAGGAATTCCTATTGCCAAGGAAGGTGTGCCCTTTGTTATGGGGGCTGCGGTTCCAGCGGTTTTGGCCGGGTTTCTGGGGTGCAAGAAGGTTTCTTTTGCTTTAGGGGCAATCGCGTGTTTTACCGGTTGGTTTTTCCGAAACCCGGCGCGTACCATTCCTTTGGGAGACGATTTCATTTTGGCGTCAGGAGATGGCCAGATCATCGCTATCCAGGAGGAATTTGAACCGAGGTATCTAAAGGAACAGTGCATCCGTATCAGCATTTTTCTGAATATTTTCGATGTGCATATTAATCGGATGCCCTGTGCGGGGACAGTGGTAGACGTGGCCTACCAGCCCGGTCAGTTCATCAATGCGAGTGATCCCGATGCGACGGTTCACAATGAACAAAATGCGCTGATGATTGAAACTCCGTCGAAGCAGAAGGTGCTATGTGTTCAGGTCGCGGGGCTCATTGCCCGACGGATTGTGTGCTGGGTGCAGCCTGGAGAGACGGCTGTTCCCGGCGAACGGTTTGGATTGATCCGATTTGGTTCGAGAATGGATACTTTTTTCCCAGTAAATAGCCGAATACGAGTAAAGATGGGAGATCGAGTAAAAGGCGGAGAAAGCATTCTGGCGGAGTTGGTATGA
- the ilvC gene encoding ketol-acid reductoisomerase has protein sequence MKISYDKDADLQKILKKKVAVIGFGSQGHAHALNLKESGGNVVVGLREGSSWNKAEATGLKVMPVADAVKQSDVIMILAPDEVQAAIYNKDIAPNLKDGKYLAFGHGFNIHFGQIQPPAGVNVFMVAPKGPGHLVRSEYTKGSGVPCLLAVHQDPSKDTTQVGLAYASAIGGGRAGVIETNFREETETDLFGEQAVLCGGLTSLIQAGYETLVEAGYSPEMAYFECLHEVKLIVDLIHQGGIANMRYSISTTAKYGDITRGPRVVTAETKRTMRKILGEIQSGRFAREWVLENQANRPVYNALLKRGEEHPIEEVGKKLRGMMPWLQKDKLVDQSKN, from the coding sequence ATGAAAATTTCGTATGACAAAGATGCTGATTTACAAAAGATTCTTAAAAAGAAAGTGGCCGTCATTGGGTTTGGCAGTCAAGGGCATGCTCATGCTCTGAATCTAAAAGAGAGCGGCGGCAATGTGGTTGTGGGTCTGAGAGAAGGTTCGTCATGGAATAAAGCCGAGGCCACTGGGCTTAAAGTCATGCCTGTCGCAGATGCGGTAAAGCAATCGGACGTCATCATGATTTTGGCTCCGGATGAAGTGCAAGCTGCCATTTATAACAAAGACATTGCGCCGAATTTGAAAGATGGAAAATATCTCGCCTTTGGCCATGGGTTTAATATTCATTTTGGCCAGATTCAGCCTCCAGCAGGAGTCAATGTGTTTATGGTGGCGCCCAAAGGGCCTGGGCATTTGGTGCGTTCCGAATACACCAAAGGCAGCGGGGTTCCGTGTTTATTGGCTGTCCATCAGGACCCAAGTAAAGATACGACCCAAGTAGGTTTGGCCTATGCTTCTGCCATTGGCGGCGGACGCGCCGGGGTTATTGAAACCAATTTTCGTGAAGAAACCGAGACCGATCTCTTTGGCGAACAGGCAGTCTTGTGCGGCGGCCTGACATCTTTAATCCAAGCGGGCTATGAAACCCTGGTTGAAGCGGGCTATTCGCCGGAAATGGCCTATTTTGAATGCTTGCATGAAGTCAAACTTATTGTAGACTTAATCCACCAGGGTGGGATTGCCAATATGCGGTATTCGATTAGTACTACCGCTAAATATGGCGACATCACTCGGGGCCCACGGGTGGTTACAGCCGAAACCAAGCGCACGATGAGAAAAATTCTTGGAGAAATTCAAAGTGGTCGGTTTGCAAGAGAATGGGTATTGGAAAATCAAGCCAACCGCCCGGTGTATAACGCGTTGCTCAAGCGAGGCGAAGAACATCCCATCGAAGAGGTCGGAAAAAAGTTGCGGGGGATGATGCCCTGGTTACAGAAAGACAAACTTGTGGATCAAAGCAAGAATTAA
- the ilvN gene encoding acetolactate synthase small subunit — translation MEHIISVTLENKAGSLSRVAGLFSGRGFNIESLSVAPTLDPTVSMMTIVTSGDERIIEQILKQLNKIIDVIKVVDLNETDSVTRETALIKVHTRAEDRAEALRIADIFRANVIDSSPTSYTIEITGDVPKVQAIIQLLQPLGIKEIVRTGRIAIARESLRALVSQPRPLAKAN, via the coding sequence GTGGAACATATCATTTCAGTGACATTGGAAAATAAGGCAGGGTCGTTGTCTCGTGTGGCCGGACTGTTTAGTGGGAGAGGGTTTAATATTGAAAGCCTGTCCGTGGCTCCCACGCTTGATCCGACGGTATCTATGATGACGATCGTGACCTCAGGTGATGAGCGTATCATTGAGCAAATCTTGAAACAATTGAATAAGATCATTGATGTCATCAAGGTGGTAGATCTTAATGAAACCGATTCGGTGACCCGTGAAACAGCCTTGATTAAGGTACATACTCGAGCTGAGGATCGAGCGGAGGCGTTACGTATTGCGGATATATTCCGGGCCAATGTCATTGATTCATCCCCAACATCTTATACGATCGAAATTACCGGGGATGTGCCAAAAGTCCAGGCCATTATCCAACTACTCCAACCTCTAGGTATCAAAGAAATCGTCCGGACAGGACGAATCGCCATTGCTCGGGAATCTCTTCGTGCGTTGGTAAGTCAACCAAGACCGCTGGCCAAAGCAAATTAA
- the ilvB gene encoding biosynthetic-type acetolactate synthase large subunit: MAQITGAEIFVEALKREGVKTIFALPGGVVLKIFDVLHQQKDVEVILTRHEQAAGHMAEGYAKATGKPGVCLITSGPGMTNVITALADAYMDSVPMVCFSGQVPTALIGNDAFQEADNIGLSRPCTKYNFLVKDVNDLAQTIKEAFYIASTGRPGPVLVDIPKDISMDKADFKYPDSVSIRGYNPTYEGSKWKIKQAADAIMKSRRPILYIGGGVQLSGASKEVRELAEMTQIPVDATLMALGAFPGNHPLSLGMLGMHGTYVANMAMHYSDLVIAVGARFDDRVTGKVSEFCPNAKIIHIDIDPTSIRKNIHVDIPIVGDCKCVLQELNNVLRATVNGDQKELRKPWWDQLNEWKTAHPLKYEQDPNQLIKPQYLIDRVYQLTKDRDPVVSTDVGQHQMWAAQYFHLANPNTWLTSGGLGTMGFGFPAALGAQAAYRDRLVLCIAGDGSIQMNTQELATAVVSKLPVKVFVINNRFHGMVRQWQDLFYEGRYASSYLDQTPDFVKLAEAYGAAGLRISTPGEVDDGIKEALAIDKPVFIDVPTYQFENCYPMIPAGGCNHEMILEDPPELQKRITTGAKGKKESKDTILTA; encoded by the coding sequence ATGGCACAGATTACCGGAGCCGAAATTTTTGTGGAAGCCTTAAAACGTGAAGGAGTCAAAACGATTTTTGCTCTTCCGGGAGGGGTTGTACTCAAAATTTTTGATGTTCTCCATCAACAAAAAGATGTCGAAGTGATTTTAACACGGCATGAACAAGCCGCCGGGCATATGGCGGAAGGATATGCCAAGGCTACAGGTAAGCCCGGGGTGTGTTTGATTACTTCTGGTCCTGGGATGACCAATGTCATCACCGCCTTAGCTGATGCGTATATGGATTCCGTCCCCATGGTGTGTTTTTCGGGACAGGTACCGACGGCGCTCATTGGCAATGACGCGTTCCAAGAAGCCGACAATATTGGCCTGAGTCGGCCATGCACAAAGTATAACTTCCTTGTTAAGGATGTAAATGATTTAGCGCAGACGATTAAGGAAGCGTTTTATATTGCCTCGACTGGAAGGCCAGGTCCGGTGCTGGTTGATATTCCCAAGGATATCTCCATGGATAAAGCAGATTTCAAATATCCGGATTCGGTATCTATTCGCGGGTACAACCCGACCTACGAAGGCAGCAAGTGGAAAATCAAACAAGCGGCTGACGCCATTATGAAATCACGTCGGCCAATTCTCTATATTGGCGGCGGAGTGCAGTTGTCTGGGGCTTCCAAGGAAGTTCGGGAATTAGCTGAGATGACACAGATTCCTGTGGATGCGACATTGATGGCGTTAGGAGCATTCCCCGGTAACCATCCGCTGTCTTTAGGCATGCTTGGGATGCACGGCACATATGTGGCGAACATGGCCATGCATTATTCTGATCTTGTCATTGCGGTTGGCGCGCGGTTTGACGATCGAGTGACGGGGAAAGTCTCGGAGTTTTGTCCCAACGCCAAAATCATTCATATTGATATTGATCCCACGTCGATTCGAAAAAATATTCATGTGGATATTCCCATCGTGGGAGATTGCAAATGCGTGTTGCAAGAATTGAACAATGTGTTACGAGCGACAGTGAATGGGGATCAAAAAGAACTGCGGAAACCGTGGTGGGATCAGCTGAATGAGTGGAAGACCGCCCATCCGCTCAAATATGAACAAGATCCCAATCAATTGATTAAACCGCAATACTTGATTGATCGTGTGTATCAACTCACGAAGGATCGTGACCCCGTGGTTTCGACCGATGTGGGGCAGCATCAAATGTGGGCAGCGCAATATTTCCATTTAGCCAATCCGAATACTTGGCTGACATCTGGTGGGTTAGGAACCATGGGGTTTGGGTTCCCCGCGGCTCTTGGGGCGCAGGCTGCCTATCGTGACCGATTGGTCCTTTGTATTGCCGGTGACGGTAGCATTCAAATGAATACTCAGGAGCTTGCGACAGCCGTGGTTTCCAAATTACCGGTAAAAGTGTTTGTTATTAATAATCGGTTCCACGGGATGGTGCGACAATGGCAAGACCTGTTCTATGAAGGGCGTTATGCATCCAGCTATTTGGATCAAACTCCTGACTTTGTGAAATTGGCAGAAGCTTACGGAGCGGCCGGTCTTCGGATATCGACTCCCGGCGAAGTCGATGACGGGATTAAAGAGGCTCTGGCGATTGATAAACCGGTGTTTATTGATGTGCCGACCTATCAATTCGAAAATTGCTATCCCATGATTCCTGCTGGTGGATGCAACCATGAAATGATTTTGGAAGATCCCCCGGAATTGCAGAAACGGATAACCACGGGAGCCAAAGGGAAGAAAGAAAGTAAAGATACCATTTTAACGGCATAA
- the bioF gene encoding 8-amino-7-oxononanoate synthase, translated as MLPNFEQALKELEFQHLRRQLRIVESSSETTITIEGRKLISMASNNYLGLANHSALKQAAIKAINEWGVGAGAARLISGTMRPHQQLEEDLAHFKQVEGALTFGTGYTTNLGLIPSLIDKGGLILADRYCHASLIEACRLAKATLRVFHHNGQDHLEKLLKKRTKNTQTLVVTEGVFSMDGDLAPLPDLLQLCQNHGATLVIDDAHGTGVMGPNGRGTIEHFGLNPADVVQMGTLSKAIGTSGGYVAGTTFLKEFLINASKAFIYTTAPPPAIAAAASTALQVIQQEPGRRQRLWDNRNYLYSELRVMGFQLTNTQSPILPIIVKSSETALKMAQALDKAGIYIPAIRPPTVPKNSSRLRLTISSEHRKEQLMFVVKTIQKIQKELKLA; from the coding sequence ATGCTACCCAATTTTGAACAAGCGCTAAAAGAACTAGAGTTTCAACATCTCCGACGGCAATTGAGAATTGTGGAGTCGTCTTCCGAGACCACAATTACCATAGAAGGCCGCAAACTCATTTCCATGGCCTCGAATAATTACCTGGGATTGGCCAATCATTCGGCCCTCAAGCAAGCCGCCATCAAAGCCATTAATGAATGGGGTGTTGGGGCTGGAGCCGCCCGCCTTATTTCCGGAACGATGAGGCCTCACCAACAACTTGAGGAGGATCTTGCTCATTTTAAACAAGTCGAAGGGGCGTTAACTTTTGGGACAGGATATACCACCAACCTCGGACTTATCCCTTCTCTCATCGACAAAGGCGGTCTCATCCTTGCCGATCGGTACTGCCATGCCAGCCTCATCGAGGCCTGCCGACTGGCGAAAGCTACGCTCCGCGTGTTTCACCACAACGGTCAGGATCACCTAGAAAAACTACTTAAAAAAAGAACTAAGAATACCCAAACACTTGTGGTCACCGAAGGGGTCTTCAGTATGGACGGCGATTTGGCTCCGCTCCCGGACCTCTTGCAACTTTGCCAGAATCATGGTGCGACGTTGGTGATTGATGACGCCCATGGTACTGGAGTCATGGGACCCAATGGACGAGGAACCATTGAACATTTTGGATTAAATCCCGCTGATGTGGTTCAGATGGGAACCTTGAGTAAAGCCATAGGAACCAGCGGAGGATACGTGGCTGGAACAACGTTCTTAAAAGAATTCCTGATCAATGCTTCAAAAGCCTTCATTTACACGACCGCTCCTCCCCCAGCTATCGCCGCCGCAGCTTCAACGGCCCTTCAAGTCATTCAACAGGAACCCGGACGCCGACAACGCCTGTGGGACAATCGAAATTATTTATACTCTGAGCTTAGGGTCATGGGGTTTCAACTCACGAATACCCAAAGCCCAATCCTGCCCATCATCGTTAAATCGTCGGAGACAGCTCTTAAGATGGCCCAAGCACTCGACAAAGCCGGCATCTACATCCCTGCCATCCGTCCGCCCACCGTTCCCAAAAACAGCAGCCGACTAAGATTGACCATTAGTTCAGAACATCGTAAGGAACAGTTAATGTTCGTTGTCAAAACCATTCAGAAAATCCAAAAAGAGTTAAAACTGGCCTGA
- a CDS encoding PilZ domain-containing protein, with amino-acid sequence MSERRNSPRFQDAKLFPLVEGILELKEGTHWTVNFDNLSLEGALLVMPEWRARSLAAGMEIHVKLMLEDKIIWGRGTIQHVQSESMEDSKTSRAGVLFDEIKTKDGKNSKHILGEMVRALDRYQLRQRAALSWSE; translated from the coding sequence ATGTCTGAACGAAGAAACTCACCACGATTTCAGGATGCCAAATTATTTCCTTTGGTTGAAGGAATACTGGAATTGAAGGAAGGGACCCATTGGACGGTCAATTTCGATAATTTAAGCTTGGAAGGCGCGCTCCTGGTCATGCCGGAGTGGCGAGCACGCTCTTTAGCTGCAGGGATGGAAATTCATGTGAAACTCATGCTAGAGGATAAAATCATTTGGGGACGGGGAACCATCCAACACGTTCAGAGTGAATCCATGGAAGATTCCAAAACCAGCAGGGCCGGGGTGCTCTTTGATGAAATTAAAACCAAAGACGGCAAAAATTCCAAGCATATCTTGGGTGAAATGGTTCGGGCCTTAGATCGATATCAGCTTCGGCAGCGTGCCGCATTGTCTTGGTCAGAGTAG